Proteins encoded by one window of Streptomyces sp. LX-29:
- a CDS encoding FxsB family cyclophane-forming radical SAM/SPASM peptide maturase: protein MKTSAPWRQAPTFQSATAPSPPWPAPPAPDGLPRARAFDQFIVKLHSRCNLSCDYCYVYALRDTGWRDRPRTMSARTVDRLAERIAEHARRHRLPAVRVIVHGGEPLLGGAGPVTRLVETVRDRLRGTGATARFTVQSNGVLLDAPLLAELARHDIRVGLSLDGDRAGHDRHRRHRDGRGSHAEVERALELLRRPEHRPLFEGLLCTVDLANDPERCYDALAAHRPPMIDFLLPHATWDHPPAGAAAGDAPYGRWLAVAFDRWWAAGRPLRVRLFDSVVDLCRGGTGHSETVGTAPAAAVVIETDGSIEWTDSLKAVANGAAATGLDIHRHSLDAAFALEETVAALDDGLCRTCRACPVSGICGGGLRAHRFGRGQGFDNPSVYCRDLGLLITHIRNTLRHLAD, encoded by the coding sequence GTGAAGACTTCCGCTCCGTGGCGGCAGGCACCCACCTTCCAGTCGGCCACCGCCCCGAGCCCACCCTGGCCGGCGCCCCCGGCGCCGGACGGCCTCCCGCGCGCCCGCGCGTTCGACCAGTTCATCGTGAAGCTGCACAGCCGCTGCAACCTCTCCTGCGACTACTGCTACGTCTACGCCCTGCGGGACACCGGCTGGCGGGACCGGCCGCGCACCATGTCGGCGCGGACCGTGGACCGGCTCGCCGAGCGGATCGCGGAGCACGCCCGGCGCCACCGGCTGCCCGCGGTCCGGGTGATCGTGCACGGCGGCGAGCCGCTGCTCGGCGGGGCCGGCCCGGTCACCCGGCTGGTGGAGACGGTGCGCGACCGGCTGCGCGGCACCGGCGCGACGGCGCGGTTCACGGTGCAGAGCAACGGCGTGCTGCTCGACGCCCCGCTGCTGGCCGAGCTCGCCCGTCATGACATCCGGGTCGGCCTCAGCCTGGACGGCGACCGCGCGGGCCACGACCGGCACCGCCGACACCGCGACGGCCGGGGCAGCCACGCCGAGGTGGAGCGGGCCCTGGAACTGCTGCGCCGGCCCGAACACCGCCCGCTGTTCGAGGGGCTGCTGTGCACCGTCGACCTGGCCAACGACCCCGAGCGCTGCTACGACGCGCTGGCCGCCCACCGCCCGCCGATGATCGACTTCCTGTTGCCCCACGCCACCTGGGACCACCCGCCGGCCGGCGCGGCCGCGGGCGACGCCCCGTACGGGCGCTGGCTGGCGGTGGCCTTCGACCGGTGGTGGGCGGCGGGCCGGCCGCTGCGGGTACGACTCTTCGACTCCGTGGTGGACCTGTGCCGGGGCGGCACCGGTCACAGCGAGACGGTCGGGACGGCGCCCGCCGCGGCCGTCGTCATCGAGACGGACGGCTCGATCGAGTGGACCGACTCGCTCAAGGCGGTGGCGAACGGCGCGGCCGCCACCGGCCTCGACATCCACCGGCACTCACTGGACGCGGCGTTCGCCCTGGAGGAGACCGTCGCGGCCCTCGACGACGGGCTGTGCCGGACCTGCCGGGCCTGTCCGGTGTCCGGAATCTGCGGCGGCGGGCTGCGCGCCCACCGGTTCGGACGCGGTCAAGGTTTCGACAACCCCTCGGTCTACTGCCGCGACCTGGGGCTTCTCATCACGCACATCCGGAACACCCTGCGTCATTTGGCTGATTGA